From Macaca mulatta isolate MMU2019108-1 chromosome 1, T2T-MMU8v2.0, whole genome shotgun sequence, the proteins below share one genomic window:
- the CTPS1 gene encoding CTP synthase 1 isoform X2 has protein sequence MKYILVTGGVISGIGKGIIASSVGTILKSCGLHVTSIKIDPYINIDAGTFSPYEHGEVFVLDDGGEVDLDLGNYERFLDIRLTKDNNLTTGKIYQYVINKERKGDYLGKTVQVVPHITDAIQEWVMRQALIPVDEDGLEPQVCVIELGGTVGDIESMPFIEAFRQFQFKVKRENFCNIHVSLVPQPSSTGEQKTKPTQNSVRELRGLGLSPDLVVCRCSNPLDTSVKEKISMFCHVEPEQVICVHDVSSIYRVPLLLEEQGVVDYFLRRLDLPIERQPRKMLMKWKEMADRYDRLLETCSIALVGKYTKFSDSYASVIKALEHSALAINHKLEIKYIDSMDLEPITSQEDPVRYHEAWQKLCSAHGVLVPGGFGVRGTEGKIQAIAWARNQKKPFLGVCLGMQLAVVEFSRNVLGWRDANSTEFDPTTSHPVVVDMPEHNPGQMGGTMRLGKRRTLFQTKNSVMRKLYGDADYLEERHRHRFEVNPVWKKCLEEQGLKFVGQDVEGERMEIVELEDHPFFVGVQYHPEFLSRPIKPSPPYFGLLLASVGRLSHYLQKGCRLSPRDTYSDRSGSSSPDSEITELKFPSINHD, from the exons ATGAAGTATATTCTGGTTACTGGTGGTGTTATATCAGGAATTGGAAAAGGAATCATTGCCAGCAGTGTGGGCACAATACTCAAGTCATGTGGTTTACATGTAACTTCAATCAAAATTGACCCCTACATTAACATTGATGCAGGAACATTCTCTCCTTATGAGCATG GTGAGGTTTTTGTGCTGGATGATGGGGGGGAAGTAGACCTTGACCTGGGTAACTATGAGCGTTTCCTTGACATCCGCCTCACCAAGGACAATAATCTGACCACTGGAAAGATATACCAGTATGTCATTAACAAGGAACGGAAAGGAGATTACTTGGGGAAAACTGTCCAAG TTGTCCCTCATATCACAGATGCAATCCAGGAGTGGGTAATGAGACAGGCGCTAATACCTGTAGATGAAGATGGCCTGGAACCTCAAGTGTGTGTTATTGAG CTTGGTGGAACCGTGGGGGACATAGAAAGCATGCCCTTTATTGAGGCCTTCCGTCAGTTCCAATTCAAGGTCAAAAGAGAGAACTTTTGTAACATCCATGTCAGTCTAGTTCCCCAG CCAAGTTCAACAGGGGAACAGAAGACTAAACCCACCCAGAATAGTGTTCGGGAACTTCGAGGGCTTGGGCTTTCCCCAGATCTG GTCGTATGCAGGTGCTCAAATCCACTTGAcacatcagtgaaggagaaaataTCAATGTTCTGCCATGTTGAGCCTGAACAA GTGATCTGCGTCCACGATGTCTCATCCATCTACCGAGTCCCCTTGTTGTTAGAGGAGCAAGGGGTTGTAGATTATTTTCTTCGAAGACTTGACCTTCCTATTGAGAGGCAGCCAAGAAAAATGCTGATGAAATGGAAAGAGATGGCTGACAG ATATGATCGTTTGCTGGAGACCTGCTCTATTGCCCTTGTGGGCAAATACACGAAGTTCTCAGACTCCTATGCTTCTGTCATTAAGGCTCTGGAGCATTCTGCACTGGCCATCAACCACAAATTGGAAATCAAG TACATAGATTCTATGGACTTGGAGCCCATCACCTCGCAGGAAGACCCCGTGCGCTACCACGAAGCTTGGCAGAAGCTCTGTAGTGCTCA TGGAGTGCTGGTTCCAGGAGGATTTGGTGTTCGAGGAACCGAAGGAAAAATCCAAGCAATTGCCTGGGCTCGAAATCAGAAAAAGCCTTTTTTGG GTGTGTGCTTAGGAATGCAGTTGGCAGTAGTTGAATTCTCAAGAAACGTGCTGGGATGGCGAG ATGCCAATTCTACAGAGTTTGACCCTACGACCAGTCATCCCGTG GTCGTAGACATGCCAGAACACAACCCAGGGCAGATGGGCGGAACCATGAGGCTGGGCAAGAGGAGAACCCTGTTCCAGACCAAGAACTCAGTCATGA GGAAACTCTATGGAGACGCAGACTACCTGGAAGAGAGGCACCGGCACCGATTTGAG GTGAATCCAGTCTGGAAAAAGTGTTTGGAAGAACAAGGCTTGAAGTTTGTTGGCCAAGATGTCGAAGGAGAGAGAATGGAAATTGTGGAGTTAGAAG ATCATCCCTTTTTTGTTGGTGTTCAGTACCACCCTGAGTTCCTGTCCAGACCTATCAAGCCCTCCCCACCATACTTTGGCCTCCTCCTGGCCTCTGTGGGGCGGCTCTCGCATTACCTCCAGAAAGGCTGCAGGCTCTCACCCAG GGACACCTACAGTGACAGAAGTGGAAGCAGCTCCCCTGACTCTGAAATCACCGAACTGAAGTTTCCATCAATAAATCATGACTGA
- the CTPS1 gene encoding CTP synthase 1 isoform X1, with translation MPKSKSKMKYILVTGGVISGIGKGIIASSVGTILKSCGLHVTSIKIDPYINIDAGTFSPYEHGEVFVLDDGGEVDLDLGNYERFLDIRLTKDNNLTTGKIYQYVINKERKGDYLGKTVQVVPHITDAIQEWVMRQALIPVDEDGLEPQVCVIELGGTVGDIESMPFIEAFRQFQFKVKRENFCNIHVSLVPQPSSTGEQKTKPTQNSVRELRGLGLSPDLVVCRCSNPLDTSVKEKISMFCHVEPEQVICVHDVSSIYRVPLLLEEQGVVDYFLRRLDLPIERQPRKMLMKWKEMADRYDRLLETCSIALVGKYTKFSDSYASVIKALEHSALAINHKLEIKYIDSMDLEPITSQEDPVRYHEAWQKLCSAHGVLVPGGFGVRGTEGKIQAIAWARNQKKPFLGVCLGMQLAVVEFSRNVLGWRDANSTEFDPTTSHPVVVDMPEHNPGQMGGTMRLGKRRTLFQTKNSVMRKLYGDADYLEERHRHRFEVNPVWKKCLEEQGLKFVGQDVEGERMEIVELEDHPFFVGVQYHPEFLSRPIKPSPPYFGLLLASVGRLSHYLQKGCRLSPRDTYSDRSGSSSPDSEITELKFPSINHD, from the exons ATGCCAAA gtCAAAGAGTAAAATGAAGTATATTCTGGTTACTGGTGGTGTTATATCAGGAATTGGAAAAGGAATCATTGCCAGCAGTGTGGGCACAATACTCAAGTCATGTGGTTTACATGTAACTTCAATCAAAATTGACCCCTACATTAACATTGATGCAGGAACATTCTCTCCTTATGAGCATG GTGAGGTTTTTGTGCTGGATGATGGGGGGGAAGTAGACCTTGACCTGGGTAACTATGAGCGTTTCCTTGACATCCGCCTCACCAAGGACAATAATCTGACCACTGGAAAGATATACCAGTATGTCATTAACAAGGAACGGAAAGGAGATTACTTGGGGAAAACTGTCCAAG TTGTCCCTCATATCACAGATGCAATCCAGGAGTGGGTAATGAGACAGGCGCTAATACCTGTAGATGAAGATGGCCTGGAACCTCAAGTGTGTGTTATTGAG CTTGGTGGAACCGTGGGGGACATAGAAAGCATGCCCTTTATTGAGGCCTTCCGTCAGTTCCAATTCAAGGTCAAAAGAGAGAACTTTTGTAACATCCATGTCAGTCTAGTTCCCCAG CCAAGTTCAACAGGGGAACAGAAGACTAAACCCACCCAGAATAGTGTTCGGGAACTTCGAGGGCTTGGGCTTTCCCCAGATCTG GTCGTATGCAGGTGCTCAAATCCACTTGAcacatcagtgaaggagaaaataTCAATGTTCTGCCATGTTGAGCCTGAACAA GTGATCTGCGTCCACGATGTCTCATCCATCTACCGAGTCCCCTTGTTGTTAGAGGAGCAAGGGGTTGTAGATTATTTTCTTCGAAGACTTGACCTTCCTATTGAGAGGCAGCCAAGAAAAATGCTGATGAAATGGAAAGAGATGGCTGACAG ATATGATCGTTTGCTGGAGACCTGCTCTATTGCCCTTGTGGGCAAATACACGAAGTTCTCAGACTCCTATGCTTCTGTCATTAAGGCTCTGGAGCATTCTGCACTGGCCATCAACCACAAATTGGAAATCAAG TACATAGATTCTATGGACTTGGAGCCCATCACCTCGCAGGAAGACCCCGTGCGCTACCACGAAGCTTGGCAGAAGCTCTGTAGTGCTCA TGGAGTGCTGGTTCCAGGAGGATTTGGTGTTCGAGGAACCGAAGGAAAAATCCAAGCAATTGCCTGGGCTCGAAATCAGAAAAAGCCTTTTTTGG GTGTGTGCTTAGGAATGCAGTTGGCAGTAGTTGAATTCTCAAGAAACGTGCTGGGATGGCGAG ATGCCAATTCTACAGAGTTTGACCCTACGACCAGTCATCCCGTG GTCGTAGACATGCCAGAACACAACCCAGGGCAGATGGGCGGAACCATGAGGCTGGGCAAGAGGAGAACCCTGTTCCAGACCAAGAACTCAGTCATGA GGAAACTCTATGGAGACGCAGACTACCTGGAAGAGAGGCACCGGCACCGATTTGAG GTGAATCCAGTCTGGAAAAAGTGTTTGGAAGAACAAGGCTTGAAGTTTGTTGGCCAAGATGTCGAAGGAGAGAGAATGGAAATTGTGGAGTTAGAAG ATCATCCCTTTTTTGTTGGTGTTCAGTACCACCCTGAGTTCCTGTCCAGACCTATCAAGCCCTCCCCACCATACTTTGGCCTCCTCCTGGCCTCTGTGGGGCGGCTCTCGCATTACCTCCAGAAAGGCTGCAGGCTCTCACCCAG GGACACCTACAGTGACAGAAGTGGAAGCAGCTCCCCTGACTCTGAAATCACCGAACTGAAGTTTCCATCAATAAATCATGACTGA